The Muricauda sp. SCSIO 65647 genome includes a region encoding these proteins:
- a CDS encoding type IX secretion system membrane protein PorP/SprF, producing the protein MFKRTQILIAVLFAAIGVQAQELTLPQHSQYNADNPFLISPVYAGIGDHIKVRLNGLTQWVGIEDAPDTQTAAADARIGDRSGLGMFLYNDSNGYTKQRGARVSFAHHLTLDRYEDEFLSLGISYNFNQFRIDVNNFIPENGQVITDDRATTNHNFDVGVLYRKDRFFLTLNAVNLLPKNLDSFGVNQVFEPNTLRNYFAYVGYSFMKNKNSKLEIEPSVFFQWFESDNRSVTDLNAKFRFHDFEDYYYVGATYRFLNDPDQPLTPLYLSPMAGLKKSNFYFGYSYQILTNEIAGFNIGTHVVTVGMDLFQGISNCRCTY; encoded by the coding sequence ATGTTTAAGAGAACCCAAATCTTAATAGCAGTACTTTTTGCTGCAATAGGGGTGCAGGCGCAAGAGCTGACCCTTCCACAGCATTCGCAGTACAATGCCGATAATCCCTTTTTGATTTCGCCGGTATACGCGGGAATTGGAGACCATATCAAAGTTCGCTTGAATGGGTTGACCCAATGGGTGGGCATTGAGGATGCCCCCGATACCCAAACTGCCGCTGCCGATGCACGAATCGGAGATCGCTCAGGTCTAGGTATGTTTCTTTACAATGATAGTAACGGATATACCAAACAACGCGGTGCAAGGGTTTCGTTCGCCCACCATTTGACCTTAGACCGATATGAGGACGAATTTCTTTCTCTTGGAATATCATACAATTTCAACCAGTTCAGAATCGATGTCAACAACTTCATTCCTGAAAACGGTCAGGTCATCACAGATGATCGGGCCACCACCAACCATAATTTCGATGTTGGGGTACTTTATAGGAAAGATAGGTTCTTTCTTACCTTAAACGCTGTAAATCTTCTTCCCAAGAATTTAGATAGTTTTGGGGTCAACCAGGTCTTTGAGCCCAATACGCTAAGAAACTATTTTGCCTATGTAGGCTACAGCTTTATGAAAAATAAGAACAGTAAACTTGAAATAGAGCCTTCGGTTTTCTTTCAGTGGTTCGAAAGTGATAATCGTTCCGTTACCGATCTCAATGCCAAGTTTCGGTTTCATGATTTTGAGGACTATTACTATGTCGGCGCCACCTACCGCTTCTTGAACGATCCGGATCAGCCCCTGACACCCCTTTATCTATCACCTATGGCCGGCTTGAAAAAAAGTAATTTTTATTTCGGTTACTCATACCAAATCTTGACCAATGAAATTGCCGGTTTCAACATAGGCACACATGTAGTGACCGTAGGCATGGATCTGTTTCAAGGTATCAGTAACTGCCGTTGCACCTATTAA
- the folB gene encoding dihydroneopterin aldolase, protein MGKIKLNNIRIHANHGCLKEEAIIGSDYRVDLEVHADLSVPAKSDRLSETVDYVHLNNIVKEEMAIKSHLLEHVSKRILNRIMNELALVSSAEVTVSKINPPLGGDVESVSVAMRLSRD, encoded by the coding sequence ATGGGGAAAATCAAGCTCAACAATATACGTATACACGCCAATCATGGGTGTTTAAAGGAAGAGGCCATCATCGGCAGTGATTATCGTGTCGATCTGGAAGTACATGCCGATTTGTCGGTTCCCGCCAAATCCGACAGGCTTTCAGAAACGGTTGATTACGTACACCTGAATAACATAGTCAAAGAAGAGATGGCCATAAAATCACATCTTTTAGAGCACGTCTCCAAACGGATCCTGAACCGTATAATGAATGAACTGGCATTGGTCTCGAGTGCCGAGGTGACCGTGTCGAAGATAAATCCACCTTTGGGGGGTGATGTTGAAAGTGTATCGGTCGCCATGCGTTTGAGCAGGGACTAA
- a CDS encoding methyltransferase family protein translates to MKPPSTAEIVKAIFLLPFMVTVVIPFLMYGLSSNFLPSFFSSINKSALFATGMLLLGIGLVLFISSVVLFVRIGKGTLAPWNPTRKLVVKSLYRHMRNPMILGVLCILLGESLLLASFTILVWAIFFFVLNHCYFIWKEEPDLTKRFGEEYKIYKKNVPRWLPRIKGWYPEKEKPV, encoded by the coding sequence ATGAAACCACCATCAACAGCAGAGATAGTAAAGGCCATATTTTTGTTGCCGTTCATGGTGACAGTGGTCATTCCTTTTTTGATGTATGGGCTGTCATCAAATTTTTTACCTTCATTTTTTTCTTCCATCAACAAAAGCGCACTCTTTGCCACCGGAATGTTACTATTGGGCATTGGGTTGGTTTTATTTATCTCGTCGGTCGTACTTTTTGTACGGATAGGCAAGGGAACACTGGCGCCATGGAACCCTACGCGTAAATTGGTGGTCAAAAGTTTGTATAGGCACATGCGAAACCCTATGATTCTTGGGGTTTTGTGCATTCTTTTGGGCGAATCACTTCTTTTGGCATCATTTACGATTTTGGTATGGGCCATTTTCTTTTTTGTGCTGAACCATTGTTATTTTATTTGGAAAGAAGAACCTGACTTGACAAAAAGATTTGGAGAAGAATACAAAATATACAAGAAGAATGTACCGCGGTGGTTGCCCAGAATCAAGGGCTGGTATCCTGAAAAAGAAAAACCCGTCTGA
- a CDS encoding LysE family translocator: MIEDIQAAIPLGFLLSFMIGPVFFVLLETSATKGFRAGLCFNIGVIVADILFLMIAYFSSFQLLENLSNLPGLYVFGGTILLIYGLIVYFKGSGRNVEMKIKKGTLVNLIVKGFLLNFINIGVLIFWLGVLIVVGPTLDNEPNRILVFFGTMLGTYFIVDLFKILLAKQLRRKLTKKKVRFVKKVLGIVLAVCGLVLIIKGFLPKDKFDIEKGIEQIENIR; the protein is encoded by the coding sequence ATGATAGAAGACATTCAGGCGGCCATACCACTCGGATTTCTATTGAGTTTTATGATTGGCCCCGTCTTCTTTGTTTTGCTTGAAACCAGCGCCACAAAAGGCTTTCGAGCGGGTTTATGTTTCAACATTGGGGTCATAGTGGCCGACATTCTCTTTTTGATGATTGCCTATTTCAGTAGTTTTCAATTACTGGAAAATTTGAGCAATCTACCCGGTCTGTATGTTTTCGGGGGCACCATTTTACTTATTTACGGCCTGATCGTTTATTTCAAGGGAAGCGGACGCAACGTTGAAATGAAAATCAAAAAAGGAACGTTGGTCAATTTGATCGTTAAAGGTTTTCTCTTGAATTTCATCAACATAGGGGTCTTGATATTTTGGTTGGGCGTCTTGATCGTTGTCGGACCCACTCTTGACAATGAACCCAATCGAATACTTGTTTTTTTTGGAACCATGTTGGGCACTTATTTTATAGTTGACCTTTTTAAAATCTTGTTGGCCAAGCAACTTAGGCGAAAATTGACCAAAAAAAAGGTTCGGTTCGTCAAGAAAGTTTTGGGCATTGTTTTAGCGGTCTGTGGCCTAGTGTTGATTATAAAGGGCTTTTTGCCAAAAGACAAGTTCGATATCGAAAAAGGCATCGAACAGATAGAGAACATAAGATAG
- a CDS encoding head GIN domain-containing protein produces MKTAIVHSAIFLLCFTLVAQNGKITRELEPFHEVKGFDGLSINLIKSSENKAIITGANTNKVAIVNNSGVLKLRMEIDKIFSGYRTFIDLHYTDELKIIDVNEDAKISSEDVFDQDVLELKAQENGKLEINCQPEQLLVKAVTGGDIISKGFAKTQDVIINTGGTYDGQQFKTEFTTIRVNAGGKANIYATDYVNANVKAGGLVKVFGDPAKMDEKTVFGGKIERVE; encoded by the coding sequence ATGAAAACTGCTATAGTGCATAGCGCAATTTTTCTACTTTGTTTTACCCTAGTGGCGCAGAATGGCAAAATAACCAGAGAACTTGAGCCGTTCCATGAGGTCAAGGGTTTTGATGGCCTTTCGATAAACCTTATCAAATCAAGTGAGAACAAAGCCATTATTACAGGGGCGAACACAAACAAAGTGGCCATTGTCAATAATTCGGGAGTATTAAAACTAAGGATGGAAATCGATAAGATTTTCAGTGGTTATCGAACGTTCATAGACCTGCATTATACCGATGAACTAAAAATAATCGATGTCAATGAAGACGCAAAGATAAGTTCAGAAGATGTGTTTGATCAAGATGTATTGGAATTAAAAGCACAGGAAAACGGTAAACTCGAAATAAATTGTCAACCCGAACAACTATTGGTAAAAGCAGTAACCGGCGGCGATATCATATCAAAAGGTTTTGCTAAAACTCAAGATGTGATCATCAATACGGGGGGCACTTATGACGGGCAACAGTTCAAAACCGAATTCACGACCATACGCGTAAATGCCGGCGGCAAAGCAAACATTTATGCTACTGATTATGTCAACGCAAATGTAAAGGCCGGTGGTTTGGTAAAAGTATTCGGTGACCCTGCCAAAATGGATGAAAAAACAGTTTTTGGTGGAAAAATCGAGCGTGTAGAATAA
- the rnr gene encoding ribonuclease R produces MSKKKKRAKSQRKNEITKGIFTVLEGEPSKSFNYKQIASRLGIDDTPGRNILIDRLRQLKQKDRIVEVGRGKFRKKAVERKVLQGVLDVTMSGNAYVVVDNMEDDVFVPAQKLKKAFHADIVEVAVKKKGRGKRIEGEIINIVKRTKDTYVGILEKHKTFAFVRPTEGKMYTDIFVPIEKINKAKDGDKVLVKLAHWPEDADSPFGEIVKVLGKPGEHNTEIHGILAEYGLPHEFPYQVEDFANKLDTSIKEEEIANRKDMREVLTFTIDPKDAKDFDDALSFQKLDNGHYEIGVHIADVSHYVVPGTTLEEEAYERATSIYLVDRVVPMLPEILSNNACSLRPNEEKYTFSAIFELDDQAQVKKQWFGRTVINSNERFAYEEAQHIIEKKEPSIPENISIRNGSYEVSDEVVEAILILDRLAKIMRERRMAKGAISFDKIEVRFNLNGNNEPESVYFKEAKEANKLIEEFMLLANRKVAEFIGKQKSKKTFVYRVHDEPNEEKLMALNGVISRFGHKVNLKDKKSISASLNKLLKDVKGKKEQNLVDTLTIRSMSKAIYTTENIGHYGLAFDHYTHFTSPIRRYPDVMVHRLLQHYLDDGRTPKEEIYEEKCRHSSDMELLAANAERDSIKYMQIKFMEQHLDQEFLGVISGVTEWGIYVEIIENKCEGMVRIRDIKDDYYTFDEREYAIIGERTGNVYQLGDEVYVMVKDTDLIKRHLDFSLIGKKENV; encoded by the coding sequence CCCCGGTCGAAATATACTGATAGACCGATTACGTCAGTTAAAACAAAAAGACAGGATCGTTGAAGTTGGCCGGGGCAAGTTTAGAAAGAAGGCAGTAGAGCGAAAGGTGCTTCAAGGTGTTTTAGATGTTACCATGAGTGGTAATGCCTATGTGGTGGTCGACAATATGGAAGATGATGTATTTGTGCCCGCACAGAAGTTGAAAAAGGCCTTTCATGCTGATATCGTTGAGGTGGCAGTGAAGAAAAAGGGACGTGGCAAAAGAATTGAAGGGGAAATAATCAATATTGTAAAAAGAACAAAAGATACCTATGTGGGAATTCTTGAGAAACATAAAACCTTTGCTTTTGTGCGGCCTACCGAGGGTAAAATGTACACTGATATCTTTGTTCCGATTGAAAAAATAAACAAGGCCAAAGATGGTGATAAGGTGTTGGTCAAACTGGCGCATTGGCCTGAAGATGCAGACTCGCCTTTTGGTGAAATCGTAAAAGTACTCGGAAAACCAGGTGAACACAATACCGAGATTCACGGTATTTTGGCCGAATATGGCCTACCCCATGAATTTCCTTATCAGGTGGAGGATTTTGCCAATAAGTTGGATACTTCCATCAAAGAAGAAGAAATCGCCAATCGCAAAGATATGCGAGAGGTACTGACCTTCACCATAGATCCCAAAGATGCCAAAGATTTTGATGACGCGCTTTCTTTTCAAAAATTGGATAATGGCCATTATGAGATCGGGGTACATATAGCCGATGTTTCCCATTACGTGGTACCTGGTACGACTTTGGAAGAGGAGGCCTATGAAAGGGCAACTTCAATTTATTTGGTGGATAGAGTAGTGCCCATGCTCCCTGAAATATTGTCGAACAATGCGTGTTCACTACGACCAAATGAAGAAAAATATACATTTTCGGCCATTTTTGAGCTAGATGATCAAGCGCAGGTCAAAAAACAGTGGTTTGGTAGAACGGTAATCAATTCAAATGAGCGTTTTGCTTATGAAGAGGCCCAGCACATTATTGAGAAAAAAGAACCTTCGATTCCAGAAAACATTTCGATAAGGAATGGTTCGTATGAGGTTTCCGATGAAGTTGTTGAAGCAATTTTAATACTAGATAGGTTGGCAAAGATCATGCGTGAACGACGTATGGCAAAAGGGGCCATCTCTTTTGATAAAATTGAGGTCAGATTCAACCTGAACGGGAACAACGAACCTGAGAGCGTTTATTTCAAGGAAGCAAAAGAGGCAAATAAACTGATTGAAGAGTTCATGTTGTTGGCCAATAGAAAAGTGGCCGAGTTCATCGGTAAACAAAAATCAAAGAAAACATTCGTCTATCGTGTGCACGATGAGCCCAATGAAGAGAAATTAATGGCCCTTAACGGCGTTATCTCACGGTTTGGGCACAAAGTCAACTTAAAGGATAAAAAATCTATCAGTGCCTCTCTAAATAAGCTTCTTAAAGATGTCAAAGGAAAAAAAGAGCAGAATTTGGTCGATACGCTGACCATACGAAGTATGAGCAAGGCCATTTACACTACAGAGAATATTGGGCATTATGGGCTGGCGTTTGATCATTATACGCATTTCACGTCGCCCATTAGAAGATACCCAGATGTGATGGTACATCGTTTGTTGCAGCACTATCTCGACGACGGCAGAACACCAAAAGAAGAGATTTATGAAGAAAAATGCCGGCATTCATCTGATATGGAGTTGCTGGCTGCGAATGCAGAGCGAGACTCCATAAAGTATATGCAGATCAAGTTTATGGAACAACACCTGGACCAAGAGTTTCTAGGTGTGATTTCCGGTGTTACCGAATGGGGTATTTATGTAGAGATTATAGAGAACAAGTGCGAGGGCATGGTTCGTATTCGTGATATCAAAGATGATTATTATACCTTTGATGAGAGGGAATATGCCATAATAGGTGAGCGAACGGGCAATGTTTACCAATTGGGCGATGAAGTATATGTAATGGTAAAAGATACTGATCTGATTAAAAGACATTTAGATTTTTCGCTTATTGGAAAAAAGGAAAATGTCTGA